TACGATCATGCTACCTTTCCAAAACTGGCGGGAAACGTTTATGAATACAGCTGATCTTGAACTGGCTTCGGAGATTTATCAGACTGTTACTCCAGAACCAGCAGGGCCACTATTTCAGAAGCTGGATCTTTCCGTATTCTATAGTCTTTCTATTCCTAAAAGCTACTATTACCTCACGGAGGATACGGCGCTTCCACAAGGAGAGCAGTACGGATGGCATCCACACATGTCCAGTCGGCTTGGATTGTTTCGGTTAATAAAATCAAAAGGGGATCATATGACCTCTTTTTATGTCCTACCGTCTATGATTGCCAAAAATCTGGTTAGAGCGGGCAGAGATTAATAAGAATGGTGCAATCAACAATGATAGAGACTCAGCAAACACCCTGTACATCCCAGTAATTGGGTGACTTCAAATTCTTCTATGATGTCTCTAATAGACGTAGAAGGAATTAGTTGATAATGTTTTGGCCCGGGGTTGTTGTAGACTACAGATATCAAATATTGCTACTTCTCTTGATCGGCTTATTCCAGTTCTTAAGGAGTAAGTCTTTTTGTATGTAAAAAAGTTTTACTTCCTCTGTAAGATTTTCGTTACTTTTTGAATAGTAAGGGTAGAAGGCGTTCTTTTTCTTATACACCTTCTCCTCTTTACCAACGCTCTATTTAATGCCATAATGTCGCCATACAGTGTCAATAACAGACAGGAGTGAATGTAGATAATGAAACGCCTTACTTTTCAAACCCCAGCTGAGCTTGCCGATTATGGACGTGAACATGAGGTAGCGATCACTGTGGAATTTCGTGATGAAAATGGGAAACAACGTCAAGTTATTTTATCTGATGAGCGTTTAGCTGAAATAGGGGAGTATTTAGCCAAACCAAATGCTATGGCTTATTTTAAAGAGGAGAAAATCTTCTATGAAGTAATTGCAGAGTGGCTTCGAGCCTGATAAGACCAACACGAGGAATCCTCAATACGCCGGATTAACGAATAGAATATTTATACAATCTGTTAAACCATATATAGAAGAAAAATGTCATAAACCCATGATTCCTTACATATAAAGGTTTCATGGGTATTTTTGATATTATGTTCTTTTAGGTAATTCAGTTAGTATGTTGAACAAAAATGGCGTTTAAAAACACACAGCTTTATACATATTTCCTTACACAATTGATCAGCTGACCTATTTACAGTTCTAGCATCGCAATATCACCGGTGTATTTCTGTCGACTCAAAGTCCTGCTGAACACGAAACCAAATGTTTAGGTCATTGATTGTACTAGCTAACTCAGCAATTTCAGAATTAAGCTCACACGAGCGTTCAAAATTATCTTCCTGATACAGCTCAGCTTGTTTTTGGTTAATAACAGCTTCAAGAGCGATGACACGATCTGGTATTCTGGAACGAATCTCTTCCCATTTTATCAAGATATCGGCTCGCTCAAAAGGATCGTATTCTTCCCATTCCAGATAGAGAAAGGGAAGGGGAATACCTAGCCGCTCCTCACGTTTAAATTCATAACGTACCACGTATCTGACTCCCTTCAGCAAAGCATGCTATAATTATCGTATACGAAAAAGAGCAAAGAATATAGAGCCATGCTACATAAAACTGCAAAAATAGAAAAGCTGATGTATGCAAGATACAGTCATATGAAAGGAATATGATATGAATCAAAAGCCTAGAGTCTTAATTGATGCAGATGCTTGTCCAAAAAAGGCTCTCCAGATAGCAGTAGAGCTATGTCAAAAAAACGGCTATGAGCTGATCACCTTCGCTAGCTATAACCATCAATTTCAACATGATAATCATGTGGTTGTTGATGCAGGCTCGCAAGCAGTGGATATTCGTTTAACGAATGAAGCGAAAGCAGGAGATATTGTGGTGACCCAGGATATTGGTTTGGGAGCTATGGTAATGGGAAAGGGTGCAAAATCCCTGACGCCACATGGTAAAGTTTTTACTTCAGATAGCATTGCGTTTGATTTAGAAGTACGTAATGAAAAGGCGCGATTCCGGCGGGGTGGTGGACGGACAAAAGGACCACATGCTAGAACTCCAATAGACGACCAACATTTTCAGGATGCACTGATGTACCTGATGCAAGAGGGAGGGGAATAGTGATGGAAAACGATAGAATGCAAGACCCCTCGCCCTTTTATAGCAGGTTTTCACTTATGTTAGCAGCTGTTTTGTTTGT
This is a stretch of genomic DNA from Brevibacillus laterosporus DSM 25. It encodes these proteins:
- a CDS encoding YaiI/YqxD family protein; its protein translation is MNQKPRVLIDADACPKKALQIAVELCQKNGYELITFASYNHQFQHDNHVVVDAGSQAVDIRLTNEAKAGDIVVTQDIGLGAMVMGKGAKSLTPHGKVFTSDSIAFDLEVRNEKARFRRGGGRTKGPHARTPIDDQHFQDALMYLMQEGGE